TGAGCGCGGACGCCCACTTCTCCCGGGGGGGCACCTTCCTGCGCGAGGGCGAGCGGGTGGAGCGGCTCGCCTATGACGGACCGCCGCCCACGCGGTGGACGGACGAGCGGAGCAGTGTGCTGCCCGTGCTCCGGGTGCTTGGCGGGAGCGAGGAAGGCATCTTCGAGGTGCCCGCGGGGCCACCCGCTCCGGTGGCGGCCCCCGCGAGCCCCTGAGTCCGCTTCAGAAGCGGCCGTCGAGGAAGTTGCGCACGAGCCTGGGCCCCTCGGGAGTGAGCACGCTCTCGGGGTGGAACTGCACGCCCACCACGGGCCGCTCGCGGTGGCGCAGGCCCATGATGAGGCCCTCGGGAGACCAGGCCGTGGCCTCCAGCTCCGCGGGCAGGCTCGGCGCATCCACCACCAGCGAGTGGTAGCGAGCCGCCTGGAAGCCCATGGGCATGCCCGTGAAGATGCTCTGGCCCGAGTGGCGCACGGACACCGTCTTGCCGTGCACGGGCTCGGGGGCGCGCACCACCTGGCCGCCGAACACGGCGCCGATGGACTGGTGCCCCAGACAGACGCCGAGCACGGGCACCTTGGCGCCGCGGATGGCCGCCATGCTCACCCCGGCCTCGTTGGGCGTGCACGGCCCGGGCGACACCACCAGGTGCGACGCGCCCGAGGCCGCCACACCCTCGGCGTCGATCTCGTCGTTGCGAGCCACCTGCACCTCGGCACCCAGCGTGTAGAGAAGCTGCACGAGGTTGAAGGTGAACGAGTCGTAGTTGTCGATGACGAGGATCACCGCACACCTCCCTCACGGGCCTGCTTCAGGGCCGTGGCGAGCACGCGCGCCTTGGCCTCGGTTTCATCCGCTTCCTTCGAGGGCACCGAGTCGGCCACGAGCCCCGCGCCGGCCTGCCACATGGTGCGATCGCCATCGATGTAGAAGGTGCGCAGGGCGATGGCCAGGTCCAGCGCGCCGCAGAAGGACAGGTAGCCCACGGCGCCGGCGTAGGGGCCGCGGCGCATGGGCTCCAGCTCGTCGATGATCTGCATGGCGCGGATCTTCGGCGCTCCGGACACGGTGCCCGCGGGGAACGTCCACGCGAGCGCGTCGAGCGCGTCGTACTTCGCATCGAGCCGGCCGCGCACCTGCGAGACGATGTGCATCACGTGGCTGTAGCGCTCGATGATCATGAGGTCCTCGACGCGCACCGAGCCCGGAGCGGCCACGCGGCCCACGTCGTTGCGGCCCAGGTCCACGAGCATCATGTGCTCGGCGCGCTCCTTCTCGTCGGCGAGCAGTTCCTTCTCGAGCGCCAGGTCCTCGGCCTCGGTGGCGCCGCGGCGGCGGGTGCCGGCGATGGGGCGCACCACGACGTCCCCGTCGCGCACCTGCACGAGCAGCTCCGGCGAGGCGCCCACGAGGGCCCGCGCCTCACCCATCTCGATGTGGAAGAGATAGGGCGAGGGGTTGATGCGGCGCAGGGCGCGGTAGAGGGAGAGGGGCGGCGGGGCACCGCGCGCCTCGAAGCGGCGGGCGAGCACCACCTGC
The Cystobacter ferrugineus genome window above contains:
- a CDS encoding anthranilate synthase component II; this translates as MILVIDNYDSFTFNLVQLLYTLGAEVQVARNDEIDAEGVAASGASHLVVSPGPCTPNEAGVSMAAIRGAKVPVLGVCLGHQSIGAVFGGQVVRAPEPVHGKTVSVRHSGQSIFTGMPMGFQAARYHSLVVDAPSLPAELEATAWSPEGLIMGLRHRERPVVGVQFHPESVLTPEGPRLVRNFLDGRF
- a CDS encoding anthranilate synthase component I family protein, with the translated sequence MNAQERKAAYRQRAEKGEAVPVSVVLPADLDTPLSAYLKLGGARGFILESCHGGERFGRYSHVATAPSGRLRLDSRGGTLWRGEQSQRLEGKPLDVLRSVWREHAVATLPGEPPFVGGLVGYLGYNCMSWFERHVPDRHPSDVSFPDSEWLVCDDFVTLDSRSQTLQATAIARPSRHGSVSQALQDAEDRAESLAQRLLRPISADAYTPSPPMRGELDVKVGWDRAGYEAAVERVKEYIRAGDCMQVVLARRFEARGAPPPLSLYRALRRINPSPYLFHIEMGEARALVGASPELLVQVRDGDVVVRPIAGTRRRGATEAEDLALEKELLADEKERAEHMMLVDLGRNDVGRVAAPGSVRVEDLMIIERYSHVMHIVSQVRGRLDAKYDALDALAWTFPAGTVSGAPKIRAMQIIDELEPMRRGPYAGAVGYLSFCGALDLAIALRTFYIDGDRTMWQAGAGLVADSVPSKEADETEAKARVLATALKQAREGGVR